Proteins encoded in a region of the Megalops cyprinoides isolate fMegCyp1 chromosome 3, fMegCyp1.pri, whole genome shotgun sequence genome:
- the LOC118775248 gene encoding GDNF family receptor alpha-4-like, with protein sequence MIFLGVLLNVFIRGSVQASTSVSSPSMDCLEAEQGCVLDPGCKLAYRELEYCVAEQAVSPLGAETERECLQAQSSLQQYRPLLACKCQRGSRREESCLRVYWTVRFLQGYDEVEVSPYEDLGQELVRNIEISRMASIVSASSLPLDRQNQCLKAAQDCGLYEKCGSLRSEYVVACTKRAPGSDHCNRQKCHRALRRFLERVPEEYSFGVLFCPCSDPLCGERRRKTIVPSCSYEERDGKPNCLSLQGYCMKDELCRSRLADFQHNCHPSPHSPSGCLRESGAVCLKAYAGLIGTIMTPNYVSNDSVEVSQWCSCEGSGNQLPDCLRVQELFGSNACLRSAISAFGTLPPRLGESTPPAAPHPSPHIQHGSGNRDDGVLQDINTVEDTEEEEEGGEFNVIPPYSEKESNLRSGTQGGCRGATVPATSLLLLLLLMGTLSWG encoded by the exons GAAGTGTGCAGGCCTCCACGTCCGTGTCCTCGCCATCGATGGACTGCTTGGAGGCGGAGCAAGGCTGCGTGCTGGATCCCGGGTGCAAGCTGGCCTATCGGGAGCTGGAGTACTGCGTGGCCGAGCAGGCGGTGTCCCCGTTAGGGGCGGAGACGGAGCGGGAGTGCCTGCAGGCCCAGAGCTCCCTGCAGCAGtaccgccccctgctggcctgcaAGTGCCAGCGTGGGTCGCGGAGGGAGGAGTCCTGCCTGAGGGTCTACTGGACTGTGCGGTTCCtacagg gaTATGATGAGGTTGAGGTGTCCCCTTATGAGGACCTGGGCCAGGAGCTCGTGAGGAATATTGAAATTTCGCGAATGGCTTCCATAGTGTCAG cctcctccctccctctggaCCGGCAGAACCAGTGCCTGAAGGCGGCGCAGGACTGCGGGCTGTATGAGAAGTGCGGCTCTCTGCGCTCGGAGTACGTGGTGGCGTGCACCAAGCGGGCGCCCGGCTCCGACCACTGCAACCGGCAGAAGTGCCACCGGGCGCTGCGGCGCTTCCTGGAGCGCGTGCCGGAGGAGTACAGCTTCGGCGTCCTCTTCTGCCCCTGCAGCGACCCGCTGTGCGGGGAGCGCCGCCGCAAGACCATCGTGCCCTCCTGCTCCTACGAGGAGCGGGACGGCAAGCCCAACTGCCTCAGCCTGCAGGGCTACTGCATGAAGGACGAACTGTGCAG gtcCAGACTGGCTGATTTCCAGCATAACTGCCACCCGTCCCCTCATTCTCCATCCGGCTGCCTGCGGGAGAGTGGAGCAGTGTGCCTGAAGGCCTATGCCGGGCTCatag gcaCCATCATGACGCCCAACTACGTGAGTAACGACAGTGTGGAGGTGTCTCAGTGGTGCAGCTGTGAGGGCAGCGGGAACCAGCTGCCGGACTGCCTGAGGGTGCAGGAGCTGTTCGGCAGCAACGCCTGCCTGC GGAGCGCCATCAGCGCTTTCGGGACCTTACCCCCCCGGCTCGGGGAGAGCACCCCTCCGGCGGCCCCGCACCCCTCCCCTCACATCCAGCACGGCAGCGGTAACCGTGACGATGGCGTGCTGCAGGACATCAACACC GTGGAGGacactgaggaggaagaggagggaggggagttcAACGTGATCCCTCCGTACTCTGAAAAGGAGTCGAACCTACGGTCCGGGACCCAGGGGGGTTGCAGGGGGGCTACGGTTCCGGCCAcatctctgctgctcctgctgctacTCATGGGCACACTGAGCTGGGGTTGA